From Parambassis ranga chromosome 9, fParRan2.1, whole genome shotgun sequence, the proteins below share one genomic window:
- the LOC114440852 gene encoding outer dense fiber protein 2-like: MRRNKPAAGRMKTRDSPTPVHVHVTESTPVHVHMRRRSPSRSPQVVKGDGAKPKIRAPWIPPGRLSCRRDVGSYRSQTSRAQHQSDGEVREEEEEEEEVAAAPKNLSVLLRGQEDIRRSKKLDSQAPNRETDMLLRALVEAEIDGVAVANQLTALKEALDSVSKEKRLSKLHAASLGRQRELLLEKIQMFDHTNHSLRELLRERSDNERELLVWSEQKDAVRKRLADSEAENIRLLAKLSNKEKQASKLAEHLDFEKDNAKTTEELSRILESTRIHLESQLSRAEADKTQLAAQIQRMQQSYEQLQEELNTLQEELQTLRHQREDEEGRPDQETVALLTQQAERAEESARQLTVKLQEKESRLSQALSASSDWCLRHSKDAAAKGQLEEEVSALKLQVTELHSQLRSAEERSRAEREELRDQLQHLSAETASTKLDNQRLRGELASSEEKQQTLHAEARQLKSSIRKYENQLEKYKKKLQQARVESEEHCLKMELLQKEAREVKVSLELEKERVKRELLGRLRELETLPDRLRRTEQQLRDAQQEADAHNRRNMAHSSALSEVRHKVEQQGAQLETFQHRNLLLQEENNVLQEKVCSLERRLEDVTTENKGMSQALTLKESGFCSLQQQLEDKSRECSALSRQLQQTLDDAQKQVDDSVLRVLAKERTSQSKALDLQSQLSQARTELSQLQRSKEDMERRFQSQLQNMKDRLQQSDSTNRSLQNYVHFLKTSFGNVFSDSLLTS; this comes from the exons ATGCGGCGGAataaaccagcagcaggaaG AATGAAAACCCGAGATTCACCGACACCGGTCCACGTCCACGTCACGGAGAGCACACCTGTACACGTccacatgaggaggaggagtcccAGCAGAAGCCCGCAG GTGGTGAAGGGAGATGGAGCCAAGCCAAAGATCCGGGCCCCGTGGATCCCTCCAGGAAGGCTGTCCTGCCGCCGAGATGTGGGCTCCTACAGGAGCCAG ACCAGCAGAGCGCAGCATCAGTCAGACGGCgaggtcagagaggaagaagaggaagaggaagaggtggcTGCAGCGCCCAAAAACCTCAGCGTCCTGCTTCGAGGCCAGGAAGACATCCGCCGTTCAAAAAA GCTGGATTCTCAGGCtccaaacagagagacagacatgcTGCTGCGAGCACTTGTAGAAGCAGAAATTGACGGCGTTGCTGTAGCCAATCAGCTGACAGCTCTGAAGGAAGCTCTTGACAGCGTCTCCAAG GAGAAACGTCTGTCGAAGCTTCACGCGGCCTCGCTGGGACGACAgcgggagctgctgctggagaagaTCCAGATGTTCGACCACACTAATCACAGCCTGAGAGAACTCCTCCGGGAGAGGAGTGACAACGAG AGAGAGTTGCTGGTGTGGTCCGAGCAGAAAGACGCCGTGAGGAAGAGGCTAGCTGACAGCGAGGCAGAGAACATC CGACTTCTGGCTAAACTCAGCAACAAGGAGAAGCAGGCCTCCAAGCTTGCCGAGCATCTGGACTTTGAAAAg GACAACGCCAAGACCACAGAGGAGCTCTCCAGAATCCTCGAGTCCACACGCATCCATTTGGAGTCTCAGCTGAGCCGAGCAGAGGCTGACAAGACCCAGCTGGCGGCTCAGATCcag aGGATGCAGCAGAGCTatgagcagctgcaggaggagctcaacactctgcaggaggagctgcagactctgaggcatcagagggaggatgaggaggggagACCAGACCAGGAGACGGTGGCCCTGCTCACCCAACAGGCCGAGCGGGCCGAGGAGTCCGCCCGGCAGCTGACGGTGAAACTCCAGGAGAAG GAGTCCCGGCTGTCTCAGGCTCTGTCTGCATCCAGTGACTGGTGCCTCCGCCACTCTAAAGACGCAGCTGCTAAAggacagctggaggaggaggtctcTGCTCTCAAACT TCAGGTGACGGAGCTGCACTCTCAGCTTCGTTCAGCGGAGGAGAGGAGTCGGGCGGAGAGGGAGGAGCTCAGGGATCAGCTGCAACATCTCAGTGCTGAGACCGCTTCCACCAAGCTGGACAACCAAAGACTCAGG GGAGAGCTGGCGTCATCTGAGGAGAAACAGCAGACTCTTCATGCTGAGGCTCGTCAGCTGAAATCCTCCATCAGAAAGTATGAAAACCAGCTGGAGAAGTACAAGAAGAAG CTCCAGCAGGCCCGTGTGGAGTCCGAGGAGCACTGCCTGAagatggagctgctgcagaaggAGGCGCGGGAGGTGAAAGTCAGCCTGGAGTTGGAGAAGGAGCGGGTGAAGCGTGAGCTGCTGGGCCGACTCAGAGAGCTGGAGACGCTGCCGGACAGGCTGAGGAGGACGGAGCAGCAGCTGCGAGACGCCCAGCAGGAGGCCGACGCCCACAACAGGAGGAACATGGCGCACAGCTCCGCCCTCTCTGAAGTCAGACACAAA GTGGAACAGCAGGGTGCTCAGCTGGAGACGTTTCAGCACAggaacctgctgctgcaggaggaaaacAACGTTCTGCAAGAGAAAGTTTGCAGCTTAGAGAG GAGGCTGGAGGACGTGACGACAGAAAACAAAGGGATGTCTCAGGCTCTCACACTGAAGGAATCTGGTTTCTGCagccttcagcagcagctggaggacaaGAGCCGCGAGTGCAGCGCCCTGTccagacagctgcagcagactctGGACGACGCACAGAAACAG GTGGATGACAGCGTGCTGCGGGTTCTGGCCAAAGAGAGAACATCTCAGTCCAAAGCGCTGGACCTGCAGAGCCAGCTGAGCCAAGCCAGAACAGAACTGAGTCAACTGCAGCGCAGCAAGGAGGAC ATGGAGCGTCGTTTCCAGAGTCAGCTGCAGAACATGAAGGACCGGCTGCAGCAGTCTGACTCCACCAACCGCAGTCTGCAGAACTACGTCCACTTCCTCAAAACCTCATTTGGAAACGTGTTTAGTGATTCTTTGCTGACAAGCTGA
- the LOC114440857 gene encoding protein cereblon homolog → MRCERRLQLERLTMQFITFLLLVYSAAYQTVEPCATVGQEGGTSTDTLILCRACGQELAFGRDMNFIPSRLALSSRNDTSVGGRRVNVQLFENPHGHRFEVITFRKADVALHWPADKHFSWFPGFSWTVATCPRCAAHLGWAFQPSTWPDTITKTKFEESEHTFLALITHRLLREDFASSLLMTPKSFVS, encoded by the exons ATGAGATGCGAGCggaggctgcagctggagaGGTTAACGATGCAGTTTATTACCttcctgctgctggtttatTCCGCCGCATACCAGACCGTCGAACCGTGCGCCACTGTGGGACAAGAGGGGGGAACCAGCACCGACACCCTGATACTGTGCAGGGCGTGCGGGCAGGAGCTGGCGTTCGGGAGGGACATGAACTTCATTCCCAGCCGACTGGCGCTCTCCAGTCGCAACGACACGTCAGTCGGGGGTCGAAGGGTTAACGTGCAGCTTTTCGAAAACCCTCACGGACACCGGTTTGAAGTGATCACCTTCAGAAAGGCGGACGTTGCTCTGCACTGGCCGGCAGACAAACACTTCTCCTGGTTCCCGGGGTTCTCGTGGACCGTGGCCACCTGCCCTCGGTGTGCAGCTCATTTAG GCTGGGCCTTCCAGCCCAGCACCTGGCCCGACACAATCACAAAAACCAAGTTCGAGGAGTCGGAGCACACCTTCCTGGCTTTAATCACCCATCGGCTTCTGCGGGAAGACTTTGCTTCAAGCCTTCTAATGACTCCCAAGTCCTTCGTGAGCTGA
- the seta gene encoding SET nuclear proto-oncogene a — MSASAAKVSKKELNSNHDGADETSEKEQQEAIEHIDEVQNEIDRLNEQASEEILKVEQKYNKLRQPFFQKRSELIAKIPNFWVTTFVNHPQVSALLGEEDEEALHYLSRVEVTEFEDIKSGYRIDFYFDENPYFENKVLSKEFHLNESGDPSSKSTEIKWKSGKDLTKRSSQTQNKAGRKRQHEEPESFFTWFTDHADAGADELGEVIKDDIWPNPLQYYLVPDMDDEEGEGEDEEEDEEGLEDIDEEGDEDGEEDEDDDGEDGEDDEGEDD, encoded by the exons ATGTCGGCCTCGGCGGCAAAAGTGAGTAAAAAGGAGCTCAACTCAAACCATGACGGAGCGGACGAGACCTCCG agaaagagcagcaagaagCTATTGAACACATTGACGAAGTTCAAAATGAAATTGACAG GTTGAATGAGCAAGCAAGTGAGGAGATCCTCAAAGTAGAACAGAAATACAACAAACTCCGTCAGCCATTCTTTCAGAAGAGGTCAGAACTGATCGCCAAAATCCCCAACTTCTGGGTCACCACGTTTGTCAACCATCCACAGG TATCTGCCCTACTgggggaggaagatgaagaagcgCTTCATTACCTGAGCCGAGTGGAGGTGACAGAGTTTGAAGACATCAAGTCAGGCTACAGAATAGATTTT TATTTCGATGAAAATCCGTACTTCGAAAACAAAGTACTTTCCAAAGAGTTCCATCTGAACGAGAGCGGGGACCCATCTTCAAAGTCAACAGAAATCAAATGGAAATCAGGAAAG GATCTGACCAAGCGCTCCAGCCAGACACAGAACAAAGCAGGAAGGAAGAGGCAACATGAAGAACCAGAGAGCTTCTTCACCTGGTTCACTGATCACGCCGACGCTGGGGCCGATGAGCTCGGAGAGGTCATCAAGGATGACATCTGGCCAAACCCCCTGCAGTACTACCTG GTCCCTGACATGGATGATGAAGAAGGTGAAggtgaggatgaagaagaagatgaagagggtCTGGAGGATATTGATGAGGAGGGAgatgaagatggagaggaggatgaagatgatgatggagaAGATGGAGAG GATGACGAGGGAGAAGacgactaa